In the genome of Hydractinia symbiolongicarpus strain clone_291-10 chromosome 5, HSymV2.1, whole genome shotgun sequence, one region contains:
- the LOC130644853 gene encoding beta-1,3-galactosyltransferase 5-like, with the protein MGFKRIDRFIIIILLFFLFFLVYLLIMNDKEDSRVELDDSIVFMKPNLSYLNLSFHASRLISNFNCSREHLRLLIVVTSNVSSVYRRNTIRMTWGRSLKQHQTNEFKIYFVVGKINDQDTMSKLDKESKQHNDIIIGDYTEHFYNLSYKFETIFEWAYKYCSYDYLLKTDDDVFVNLPLVMDLLGHAKTPKNKVYLGLRHHHPRVARSGKYSVTYEEYAAKTYPDYCGGGAVIFSNDVVKNVIPYFQKSPFKLDDVYVGMLVYNSGCEPILNECFDLLDESCSFKNNSLATHSTLHTRNRNCILKLYYSMLANSVDNLFARTHYIDAKLS; encoded by the coding sequence ATGGGTTTTAAAAGGATCGAtcgttttataataataatactgctatttttcttatttttcctcGTGTATCTGCTTATTATGAACGATAAAGAAGATTCGCGAGTAGAATTGGACGACTCGATAGTGTTTATGAAACCAAACTTGTCGTATTTGAATTTGTCTTTCCACGCTTCGAGATTAATATCGAATTTCAACTGTAGCAGAGAACATTTACGGTTATTAATTGTCGTTACGAGTAACGTATCTAGCGTTTACAGGCGAAACACAATCCGTATGACTTGGGGTAGAAGTTTGAAACAGCACCAAACAAacgaatttaaaatatattttgttgttgggAAAATCAACGACCAAGACACCATGAGTAAACTAGATAAAGAATCAAAACAGCATAACGATATAATTATCGGTGATTACACCGAACATTTTTATAACCTTTCCTACAAGTTTGAAACAATTTTCGAATGGGCGTATAAGTACTGTTCCTATGACTACCTGCTGAAAACAGACGACGACGTATTTGTGAATCTGCCGTTAGTGATGGATTTACTTGGTCACGCGAAAACACCGAAAAACAAAGTCTACTTAGGATTGAGACACCACCACCCACGTGTTGCCCGAAGCGGGAAATATAGCGTTACATACGAAGAATATGCAGCCAAAACGTACCCAGACTACTGCGGCGGTGGCGCCGTCATATTTTCTAACGATGTTGTTAAAAATGTGATTCCGTATTTTCAGAAGTCGCCTTTTAAACTAGATGATGTTTATGTGGGAATGTTAGTTTATAATTCAGGGTGCGAACCGATCTTAAACGAATGTTTCGACTTGTTGGACGAAagttgcagttttaaaaataatagctTAGCTACGCATTCGACGTTACACACGAGAAATAGGAATTGTAtcttaaaattatattatagtATGCTGGCTAACAGTGTTGATAATTTATTTGCAAGGACTCATTATATTGACGCGAAACTTTCTTAG